A genomic window from Nomascus leucogenys isolate Asia chromosome 10, Asia_NLE_v1, whole genome shotgun sequence includes:
- the GDF1 gene encoding embryonic growth/differentiation factor 1: protein MPPPRQGHCGHHLLLLLALLLPSLPPTRAPVPPGPAAALLQALGLRDAPQGAPRLRPVPPVMWRLFRRRDPQETRSGSRRTSPGVTLQPCHMEELGVAGNIVRHIPDRGAPTRASELASAAGHCPGWTVVFDLSAVEPAERPSRARLELRFAAAAAAAPEGGWELSVAQAVQGAGAGADPGPVLLRQLVPALGPPVRAELLGAAWARNASWPRSLRLALALRPRAPAACARLAEASLLLVTLDPRLCHPLARPRRDAEPVLGGGPGGACRARRLYVSFREVGWHRWVIAPRGFLANYCQGQCALPVALSGSGGPPALNHAVLRALMHAAAPGAADLPCCVPARLSPISVLFFDNSDNVVLRQYEDMVVDECGCR from the exons ATGCCACCGCCGCGGCAAGGTCACTGCggccaccacctcctcctcctcctggccctGCTGCTGCCCTCGCTGCCCCCGACCCGCGCCCCCGTGCCCCCAGGCCCAGCCGCCGCCCTGCTCCAGGCTCTCGGGCTGCGCGATGCGCCCCAGGGTGCCCCCAGGCTCCGGCCGGTTCCTCCGGTCATGTGGCGCCTGTTTCGACGCCGGGACCCCCAGGAGACCAGGTCTGGTTCGCGGCGGACGTCCCCAGGGGTCACCCTGCAACCGTGCCACATGGAGGAGCTGGGGGTCGCCGGAAACATCGTGCGCCACATCCCGGACCGCG GTGCGCCCACCCGGGCCTCGGAGCTTGCCTCGGCCGCGGGGCATTGCCCTGGGTGGACAGTCGTCTTCGACCTGTCGGCTGTGGAACCCGCTGAGCGCCCGAGCCGGGCCCGCCTGGAGCTGCGTttcgcggcggcggcggcggcggccccgGAAGGCGGCTGGGAGCTGAGCGTGGCGCAGGCGGTCCAgggcgcgggcgcgggcgcggACCCCGGGCCGGTGCTGCTCCGCCAGTTGGTGCCCGCCCTGGGGCCGCCAGTGCGCGCGGAGCTGCTGGGCGCCGCTTGGGCTCGAAACGCCTCATGGCCGCGCAGCCTCCGCCTGGCGCTGGCGCTGCGCCCCCGGGCCCCTGCCGCCTGCGCGCGCCTGGCCGAGGCCTCGCTGCTGCTGGTGACCCTCGACCCGCGCCTGTGCCACCCCCTGGCCCGGCCGCGGCGCGACGCCGAACCCGTGTTGGGCGGCGGCCCCGGGGGCGCTTGTCGCGCACGGCGGCTGTACGTGAGCTTCCGCGAGGTGGGCTGGCACCGCTGGGTCATCGCGCCGCGCGGCTTCCTAGCCAACTACTGCCAGGGTCAGTGCGCGCTGCCCGTCGCGTTGTCGGGGTCCGGGGGGCCGCCGGCGCTCAACCACGCTGTGCTGCGCGCGCTCATGCACGCGGCCGCCCCGGGAGCCGCCGACTTGCCCTGCTGCGTGCCTGCGCGCCTGTCGCCCATCTCCGTGCTCTTCTTTGACAACAGCGACAACGTGGTGCTGCGGCAGTATGAGGACATGGTGGTGGACGAGTGCGGCTGCCGCTAA